Genomic DNA from Triticum dicoccoides isolate Atlit2015 ecotype Zavitan chromosome 4B, WEW_v2.0, whole genome shotgun sequence:
CAGAGCATTGTTGGATTTGGCAACATCTTGTGGCTAAAAAATGAGATGGGGCTTCATGATGCGGCAAACAAATTAGCAAGCAGCAATGCATGGGAACGAGGGAGTGAGGTGCTACCTGCAGGTAACGGAGCCAACACCAGCAAGGAGGCCCTGCGCAGGCCCGCGCACCACGGAGACGCTCCCCCAACGTGCTCGAGCCGCTCTCCTCACTGTCGTTGCTCGATCTCGAGCACCCCGCCTGCCGAGGTACCCCCCCCCCTCCCTGGTTGTCGCGTCCAACCTCCCCTTCATCTCCCCGCAACACTGCAACCTACTGACCGCCATTGCCGATGACTTCTTCCACCGCAGGGACCAAGCGTTAGCCACATATAACCCGCTACACTGCCTTGCTGCTTTTGTCACTGGAGCTCCTTTCGCTGTGCGCCGCCGACGGGTCTGAGGGCGGCCTCGCCAGATCCGCCGATTCATCGCCTTCCCGAGCTCCACCGCCAGCCGCCTACATTGATCCCGGCTAGGATCTCACGTGGCGCGGGTGAGCAAGTGTTTATCGGCCAccaacatctctctctctctctcacacacacacactagcaaTGAGAGAAAAGTGAGTGAGATTTTCCTTTTTGAACtggaaagtgagtgaatttgagaGTGAAGGGATAAGGATAGAGGAAAAAGGAGACGAGCTCGTTCCCTGTGGTTGATACACAACAAAAGTGTTTCTTTTATGAGGGGGCACTCGCACTTGCGCTCAGATTCGTATAGAGCATTTGATGGCAGCTAATGCATTTGCTCCGAATTGCTATAAATCTAGCGTCAGATTTATAACATTTGGGTTCTCCCTTTTGATATTTTTTTTAATTCTATCTCCGGTTTTCTTAAGAAACATCTTAATTGTCCTATTTTTATTGACTTGCCAAATAAAATCATGTTTTCACTGGCAAAGCCAACAAGTGCTTACCAAAATAAGCGTGTATATCAAATAAATCCCTAGAATTTATTTTGACAGGTAAATCACGGGCGTAATCGTGTGAGATAAGCACAGCCTTCGTCCAGAATGAACTGTCGCTCAAACGAGTGTATCTAGATGACCCAAAAAATACAGCATATGCCAAACAGCTACTCCTTTTCTTCCGTTGCAAAAACAGGTAAACACACCTCCCATTCTTAGACCAGAAGCCAACAAGAAACGcacggaaaacaaaacaaaaatgttccCTCCCTCCCACTTCCTCTTCCTTCCTATTCCAACTCCCCCCCAAAAAAGGTCACCAACCCAGAGCACCCGGAGCACCACCAAACGCCGGCCGGACGCAGAGGCAGGCAGCGGCAGAGGCCCGGCGCCCTTCCATGCTCGCCGGCGCCGGCCGCCGCTGATGCCCAGCCCGCCCAAGGACCGCCCCGCCGGCCGCCTCGGCCGCCTCATCTCCGCGCTCCGCCCCGCGCGCGCCGGCCCGCTCCCCGTCCAGACCGGCTTCCCCACCTCCCTCGCCGACCTCTTCGTCAAGAACCATGGCCGCCTCAAGAAGCAGCAGGGGCCCTCCTCCGGCAGGCGCAAGAGGCGCGGCGCTCCCCCCTTGCCTTCCCCGGTGCCCTCTCCcccgcctccctctcctccaccgccgtcgcccccgccggccgccgtcTCCCCGCCGTCGGCCCAGCCAGGGCCCGATCCTCCGCGGGCGGAGCCCGTCTGCCGCCTCGGAGGCCAAGCCGCCGGCCTCGGATTGGGGTTCCTCGCGCTCGTCGGCGTGGCGTCCCTCGCCCTCCTCGTGATCTGGAGCAGGAAGGTGGTTGCGGCCGTCACCGTCGCCGCCTTCTCGCTCTTCCTGCTGGAATCCGTCAGGGCGTCCTCGCTTCGACGGCGGCCCCGGCCCCCGGCGCCCACCACGGAGCTGGATATCGACGGGCGCGGCTACGTCTCGCCGATCCGGGAGCTGGAGGCGGAGCCGGAGCCGCTGGGATCGAGCTTCTCCGACTCCGGCAGGGGGTTCAGCGCCTCCACCCTCGGCATTGACGAgaggagcgaggccggcgaggattcGTGCGTTTGGGAGCCGAAGCCGAGGAAGAGGTCGCCGTGGAGGAAGCTGATCCCCCGAAAATTGCAGAGAGGCCGGAAGGTTGCCAAGGACTCGGGCTCCCTGTCAAGTTCTTTCCGGTCAAGTTCCTTCCGCAGCGAGGTCAGCCTAGCGGATTCAACGGTCGGCGGCAATGCAATTGCCAGGGCGACGGATCCCCCGGACTCTCGCCGCGGCAGACGCAGCCAAGCGAATGCCAAGGGGGAGACCGCCGCTGCCAGATCGCGGGACTCATCGGGCCGTCTCCGCCTTGGCATcatgggcgacggcgacggcgccggCATCAAATCCGCTGATTCATCGGGCCCTCTCCGCGGCATGGGCGGCGCCGAGGTGCGCAACAACGGCGCTTCGATAGAAATCGAGGAGCCGGCCGGTGTcgcggtggcggacggcgttggcgtaggacgaggaggaggaggagggtttcCCTTGGCAGCTGTGACCGTGGTCGTCCTCGTAGGCTTGGTCGCCGGGCGGCTCCCGGCCGTGGCGCTCACCGTGCTGGTGTGCGCGGCGCTCCAGAGACTGCGGCGGGACGGGACGGTGGTGCCGgcttgggaggggaggggaggcggttAGAGCTTTCCATGGCGGGCGTAGGAGGAGCCTCCCGATCCCAAGGTTGATGTATGTAAATTAGTGAGTGAGTGCCATTAAACAGCAGGAGTGAGTGAGCGGTGGTACTATAATCCTTCCTTACTACATACTTGTTCTTAAGTTATTCAAAAGCTTGAGCGCATTCCATGATCCCTGATGGTCTCTCCTCCGGCACCCTAGTGGAATTCAGCATCCAGTTCTTGTGCCATTCACCCGCCCGCACAAACGTCCATTCACGCCGCCAATGGCCGGCCGGGCTGGTCTCCGCCATGGCCACAGGGTGTTGGGACAGAGAGGACCAACTGGTCGAGTGCAGATGGCACATGCCCTGCAACCCCAACACGACGAGCAGAAACTTGGGCGTTTTAGCGAGAACGTAGAGCGAGACAAAGCGCAAGCTCCGTCCATATGGCTTCGTTGATCCGCGCCGGAAGAAAACAGCTTTGGATTCTTCCGTCGCTTGTCCCTTGTCCGTGGCTGGACCAGGCTACGAAAAGCGGCATGCAGCGAAAGCAGAGGCGGCAGGCACGGAGAGCAGAGCAGCAGGGCCATGGTTCCAAAGGACCCTATCCCCATCAGTATTCGTATAGAACTAGACCGTATCTTTCCTGAAATATAGCCTAGGATGATGGTGTCATTCTCTAGCCGAACGCGGAACATTCCATTGGGTAGGGCTTCCGTAACTAAACCTTCGAAAGTTACTTTTGCTTCTCTCGGGTTTTTtttttctctcctattttttttttctgtcatattttttttctcctatttttctatttttattttaaaaataggAAGGGCGAGATAGAATTCGAGCACTATAGGCGGGGCGATTACCATATATAACATAAGACTTCTCCCCCAATTCTGTTTAGTCGAGCTTCTCGATCTGTCATTATTCCTCGAGAAGTAGAAAGAATAGCAATTCCCATTCCACCCAAAACTTTAGGAATTCCTTGATAGTTGGTATAAATTCGTAAGCCGGGTCGGCTGATACGCTTTAAAAAGGTTCTTGTTCTATATATTCCTTTTCTAGTCTTTCTCTTTTGATGTCGCAAAGTTGAAACCAAGAAATATCTGTTTCGTTCCTGATGTTTCCGAACACTTTCAATAAAACCCTCTCGTAGAAGTATTTTCACAATGTTTTCGGTAATATTTGTAGATACTACTCGAACTGTTCCTTTTTTATTCATGTCCGCATTTCTTATAGAGGTTAGTAAATCAGCAATAGTGTCCTTGCCCATAAGACTCTAATTCTAGGTTCCTCCTAATTTTTCTATAATcaacatgttttcttttttttttcattttggatTTTAAAACATATACGTAAAACACAATCTACTAAATTAATTCTTTGATCTCAATTTCGCCTACTAGTATTTATAATACTTCCGGAGCTAATGAAACTATTTTGGTAAAATTCAATCCTCTCAATTCCTCGGCAATCGCGCCAAAaactcgagttccttttggattgcCTTTTTGATCAATTATAACCGCAGCATTGTCATCATAGCGGATTATTATACCGTCTTCGCATTTGAACTCTTTACATGTACGTACAATTACAGCTCGAATTACTTCGGATCTTTCTAGAGGCATTTGGGGCAATGCGTCTTTGATTACAGCAACAATAACATCACCAATACGAGCATATCGCTGATTACCAGCAGCTCCTATGACTCGAATCCACATCAATTTTCGAGCTCCACTATTATCTGCTACATTTAAAAGGGTCTGAGGTTGAATCATATTATTTTGATTTCAATTTGTTATTTCAATGCAAAAGGATGAAAGAAATATTGTCTTTCCAGAAAGAAAAACCGGGCATTTTTTTTTTATCTTCCATACCCCTTTTAGGGTTCTATATCTCTAATCGAATAAATTGACTTCGTATGGGCATTTTACTGGCAGCTATGGAGATAGCTGCTCTAGCTACAGTTTCAGATACTCCCCCCATTTCATAAAGTATACGACCAGGTTTAACAACGGATACCCAATATTCGGGGGACCCCTTTCCCGAGCCCATACGTGTTTCTGTGGGTCTTAGTGTAACCGGTTTGTCGGGAAATATACGTACCCATATTTTTCCACCACGACGTGCATATCGTGTTATTGCTCTTCGTCCTGCTTCTATCTGTCTCGCCGTGATCCAAGCGGGTTCAAGTGCTTGAAGAGCATATCTACCAAAACAAATACGACTGCCTCGGCAGGATTTTCCTTTCATTCTTCCTCTATGTTGTTTGCGAAATCTGGTTCTTTTGGGGTTATAGTCGATGGTTCTCTTTCTTAGTTCCATCTCTACTGCAAAACTGGACATGAGAGTTTCTTCTCATCCAGCTCCTCGCGAATGGAATGAGAAAGCATGTAAATTTATCTAATTCATAATATTCCAAAATATTACGGTACGGATAGATACACATTAATAGATAATAGAAAAAGTTCGGTTTTTTTTATATTGAATTTGTTAAAACAGAAAAATATAATATATAGTCAAAAAAGAAGATCTAGAATATATCCAGATGTGTGTGTATATTTATCTAAATTCTATATTTATAGATAATGTAATCCTTCTTAAAAAAATCCTTATTTTGACTCTTATTGAATCGCGGTAAAGTAGATCCTCTGCCGTTCGGCAGGGTGCCGTTCGACCACTGACTGATGGACCCATCAGGGAACAGGCCCACATGGCAGCGCCACAACGGCAGGAGCCGCACGTCAGGGGAGCCGCTTCTGTTCCAAAGCGCGCGAGCGAGCGAGGAGGTTGGTGGCCGAGCTCCGTCCGTCCGTCCATGGCGGCAGATCGCGTCTCGAATCGTTCGCTCCGGTGACAAAAGCGAGGAGCGGATGGATTCCCGTGATGCGCTCGATACGATTCCTCTCTGGCTAAATCAATCGGTAGCTTCCATTTGGACGGTCCAGCAGCTCTGAATCGTTCGTGCTCCCGGCCGGCCAGTCCACGATAGGGGAAGTGGCTGTCAGATGAGATCGTCGCGAGCGCCTTCTCCACGGCGTTGTTTATGCCGGTGATTGGGCTGGAATCCAGCGTCCGCCCGCCCGTCGTTGTCACGTTGCCGTGGCACTCCGGCGAAGGGCGAATGCCAAGACTCGTGTAAGTCAAGCAGTAAGTGGCGAGGCTTGTTTTGTTGGAAACTTTCACAAGTTTCTGCGGGGGAATTGATTCTCTGGTCAAAGTCTTGCCCCATTTTTTGTGCCGGTTTGATTCCGGCAGTCGGCAGCTGGTGGGCCGGCCAAAAATTCGTTTCTAGTACAAACTCATCGCCAAAGGTTGCTATGTGTGAGTATAGTGTCCAGCTCTCTTCCTGTTCCCTTGTTCAGACTTTTGAAGCAACTAACTTAAGTATATGAGCTAAGAAGCTTTCGGTTCAAGACCCTGCCAATGCAGTATTAAAAAAACGAAGCCGATaattgccacacgtgtggcatctaGTGGGGTTGTGCCGCACGCCGTGTGTGGCACGGAGACGACCCCGCCCGCACGATGGCGTCCGGGCGCACCCAGTCACAgcccgcacgtccggtgtgtggcaCAATCGCCCACACGTCCGTGC
This window encodes:
- the LOC119294574 gene encoding histone-lysine N-methyltransferase 2B-like, whose protein sequence is MFPPSHFLFLPIPTPPQKRSPTQSTRSTTKRRPDAEAGSGRGPAPFHARRRRPPLMPSPPKDRPAGRLGRLISALRPARAGPLPVQTGFPTSLADLFVKNHGRLKKQQGPSSGRRKRRGAPPLPSPVPSPPPPSPPPPSPPPAAVSPPSAQPGPDPPRAEPVCRLGGQAAGLGLGFLALVGVASLALLVIWSRKVVAAVTVAAFSLFLLESVRASSLRRRPRPPAPTTELDIDGRGYVSPIRELEAEPEPLGSSFSDSGRGFSASTLGIDERSEAGEDSCVWEPKPRKRSPWRKLIPRKLQRGRKVAKDSGSLSSSFRSSSFRSEVSLADSTVGGNAIARATDPPDSRRGRRSQANAKGETAAARSRDSSGRLRLGIMGDGDGAGIKSADSSGPLRGMGGAEVRNNGASIEIEEPAGVAVADGVGVGRGGGGGFPLAAVTVVVLVGLVAGRLPAVALTVLVCAALQRLRRDGTVVPAWEGRGGG